In one Solanum lycopersicum chromosome 11, SLM_r2.1 genomic region, the following are encoded:
- the LOC101264088 gene encoding DNA damage-repair/toleration protein DRT100 → MMGSFMYIAILLAAIISTVHSCPPSDRAALLSFRAALNESHLGIFNSWKGNDCCHEWYGVSCDPTTHRVADINLRGESEDPLFEKAHRTGYMTGTISPSICKLERLSSLTIADWKGITGSIPSCITSLPFLRIIDLVGNKLTGSIPSTIGRLSRLTVLNVAENQLTGYIPRSLTNLSSLMHLDLRNNGIYGNIPTNFGKLRMLSRALLSRNKLTGPIPYSISYIYRLSDLDLSLNKLSGTIPPSLGKMHVLATLNLDGNHISGTIPPSLMNSRINILNLSKNAMEGYIPDSFDEKSYFMVMDLSYNKLKGSIPKSISSATFIGHLDVSHNHLCGQIPEGSPFDHLEASSFTYNDCLCGKPLKPCR, encoded by the coding sequence ATGATGGGCAGCTTCATGTACATTGCCATCCTACTTGCTGCCATAATCTCAACCGTCCATTCCTGCCCGCCATCAGATCGGGCAGCATTATTATCATTCCGAGCTGCCCTAAATGAATCTCACTTGGGTATTTTCAACTCATGGAAAGGCAACGACTGTTGCCATGAGTGGTACGGGGTGAGTTGTGATCCCACAACTCACCGCGTAGCAGATATAAACCTTCGAGGTGAATCCGAAGATCCACTCTTTGAAAAAGCTCATCGTACCGGTTACATGACCGGTACGATATCTCCATCTATATGCAAATTAGAAAGGCTATCAAGTCTCACCATAGCTGATTGGAAAGGCATTACTGGATCTATACCTTCATGTATTACATCCTTACCATTCCTTCGAATCATAGACTTAGTCGGAAACAAGCTCACCGGCTCAATCCCTTCAACTATAGGTCGATTAAGTCGACTCACTGTATTAAACGTAGCTGAAAATCAACTTACAGGGTACATACCCCGGTCATTAACCAACTTATCCTCATTAATGCATTTAGATCTCCGAAACAACGGTATCTACGGTAACATCCCGACTAATTTCGGAAAATTACGGATGTTGAGTCGAGCTTTACTGAGTCGAAACAAGTTAACAGGTCCTATACCGTATTCGATTTCGTATATTTACAGGCTTTCAGATTTGGATCTGTCATTGAACAAACTGTCTGGTACCATACCTCCGTCTCTTGGTAAAATGCACGTACTTGCAACGTTAAATCTTGATGGTAACCATATTTCTGGTACGATACCTCCTAGTTTGATGAATTCACGTATCAacattttgaatttgagtaaaAATGCTATGGAAGGTTATATTCCCGATTCATTTGAcgaaaaatcttattttatgGTAATGGATTTAtcttataacaaattaaaaggaAGCATTCCAAAATCGATATCGTCGGCGACGTTTATCGGTCACCTTGATGTAAGTCATAACCATCTTTGTGGACAGATTCCAGAAGGTTCTCCGTTTGATCATCTGGAAGCTTCATCTTTTACTTACAATGATTGTCTATGTGGGAAGCCTCTTAAACCTTGTCGCTAA